A segment of the Caldisericia bacterium genome:
TTATCTTTGCAAGTTCCATCATAAGATTCTTCTTATTCTGAAGCCTTCCCGCTGTATCAACAAGTATCCTTGTAAAGTTTCTATTTCTTCCATAAACAATACCATCATATACAACACTTGCTGGATCTGCACCTTTTTTTCCAGAAAAAACATCAATGTTTAATCTCTCTCCCCAGATGGTAAGTTGTTCTGTGGCTCCTGCCCTGAAGGTATCGCCTGATATGAAGAGAACCTTCTCTCCCTTCCTTTTAAACATATTTCCAATTTTAGCTATACATGTTGTCTTGCCACTTCCATTCACTCCAGAGAATAAATAAACTGAAAAGTTATCTTCTGAAAGCTCTTTGCTTGCATCTTTCATAGAATTCATAAGAAACTCCCTTACACCCTTCTCTCCCTTTTTCTTAAAAACTTTTAAAATCTCCTCTGAAAAGGAAATACCAAAACCTGAAAGGATGAGATACTCCTCAAAGTCGGATATTAATTCCTTCCTCTCTTTTATAAAGGAGAAAAATTTAAAAAGCCTCATACAAAAAATCTTATCATAAAAAAATTTTTATTGTATAATTCTTTTGAGATAGTAAGAAAAGGAGGTTAAAATGGAGGTTAAATTTGCTGAAAGAACAAAAACAATGGGAACAGAAGGTGCCTTTGAGGTTCTTGCAAAGGCAAGAAAGCTTGAGGCAGAGGGGAGGGAGATTCTCCATTTTGAGATAGGAGAACCTGACTTTGATACACCAAGAAATATAAAGGATGCAGCCATCAATGCACTTGAGAATGGATACACCCATTACACTCCCTCATCTGGACTTATGGAGATAAGAAAAGCTGTGGCAGAATACATATCAAAAACAAGGGGCTTTGATGTAAAACCAGAAGAGGTGATAGTAACTGTTGGTGCAAAACCAGCCATAACATTTTCAATTCTATCCCTTGTTAATCCCGGTGAAGAGGTAATTTACCCTGATCCAGGATATCCAATCTACAACGCTGCAACCCTCCTTGCGGAAGCAAAACCAGTTCCTCTTCC
Coding sequences within it:
- the ftsY gene encoding signal recognition particle-docking protein FtsY; translation: MRLFKFFSFIKERKELISDFEEYLILSGFGISFSEEILKVFKKKGEKGVREFLMNSMKDASKELSEDNFSVYLFSGVNGSGKTTCIAKIGNMFKRKGEKVLFISGDTFRAGATEQLTIWGERLNIDVFSGKKGADPASVVYDGIVYGRNRNFTRILVDTAGRLQNKKNLMMELAKIRRVIEKLSKVTESILVLDSTDGENLFSQVEKFKDVASVTGIVLTKIDSTIKPGAIVPIFLKFKIPILFLGTGEGVDDIETFNPRDFVDSLISPFFS